In the Streptomyces spororaveus genome, CCTGTCCTTCTCCACGGAGCTGGGCTACACCAACATGCTCACGGCGCTGGACCTCGCGGGCATCCCGCTGGAGGCCCGCAACCGCACCGTCGACCACCCGATCGTCCTCGCGGGCGGCCACGCGGCCTTCAACCCCGAGCCGATCGCGGAGTTCATCGACTGCGCGGTCATCGGCGACGGCGAGCAGGCCGTCCTCGACATGACCGAGATCATCCGCACCTGGAAGGCCGAGGGCCGGCCGGGCGGACGCGAAGAGGTCCTCCTCCGTCTCGCCAAGACCGGCAACGTCTACGTGCCGGGCTTCTACGACGTCGAGTACCTGCCGGACGGCCGCATCGGCCGCGTCGTCCCCAACCGCTCCGGCGTGCCGTGGCGCGTGTCCAAGCACACCGTCATGGACCTCGACGAGTGGCCCTACCCCAAGCAGCCCCTGGTCCCGCTCGCCGAGACCGTCCACGAGCGCATGTCCGTGGAGATCTTCCGCGGCTGCACCCGCGGCTGCCGTTTCTGCCAGGCCGGCATGATCACGCGCCCCGTGCGGGAGCGAAGCATCACCGGCATCGGCGAGATGGTGGAGAAGGGCCTCAAGGCGACGGGCTTCGAGGAGGTCGGCCTCCTCTCCCTGTCCTCGGCGGACCACACGGAGATCGCCGACATCGCCAAGGGCCTCGCGGACCGCTACACGGACGACAAGGTGGGCCTGTCCCTGCCGTCGACCCGCGTGGACGCGTTCAACGTCGACCTCGCCAACGAGCTGACCCGCAACGGTCGCCGCTCCGGCCTGACCTTCGCCCCCGAGGGCGGCTCCGAGCGCATGCGCAAGGTCATCAACAAGATGGTCTCCGAAGAGGACCTGATCCGGACCGTCTCCACGGCCTACGGCAACGGCTGGCGCCAGGTCAAGCTGTACTTCATGTGCGGCCTGCCCACCGAGACCGACGAGGACGTGCTCCAGATCGGCGACATGGCGGTCAACGTCATCGCCAAGGGACGCGAGGTCTCCGGCCAGAACGACATCCGCTGCACGGTGTCCATCGGCGGATTCGTGCCCAAGCCGCACACCCCGTTCCAGTGGGCGCCGCAGCTGTCGGCCGAGGAGACGGACGCCCGCCTGGGCAAGCTCCGCGACAAGATCCGCGGCGACAAGAAGTACGGCCGCTCCATCGGCTTCCGCTACCACGACGGCAAGCCGGGCATCGTCGAGGGCCTCCTCTCCCGCGGCGACCGCCGCATCGGCGACGTCATCCGCGCCGTGTACGAGTCGGGCGGCCGCTTCGACGGCTGGCGCGAGCACTTCAGCTACGACCGCTGGATGGAGGCGGCGGAGAAGACGCTGCCCGCCTACGGCGTGGACGTGGCCTGGTACACGACCCGCGAGCGCACCTACGAGGAGGTCCTGCCCTGGGACCACCTGGACTCCGGTCTCGACAAGGACTGGCTCTGGGAGGACTGGCAGGACGCCCTCGACGAGACCGAGGTCGACGACTGCCGCTGGACCCCGTGCTTCGACTGCGGCGTGTGTCCTCAGCTCGACACGCACATCCAGATCGGCCCGACCGGCAAGAAGCTGCTTCCGCTGACCGTCGTGAAGTAACCCTTGGGTCACGAGAGGCCCCCGCCCGCAACGGGTGGGGGCCTTCGCCGTGTCCTTCACTGCATGGACATGGACAAACGGCCTCCCGCCGACGGTGGCGACGGGTGCCTGGTGGGCGTCATCAGGATCCCCGTGAAGATCGTCGCCGTACTCGTCGTACTGCCCGTACGAGTGGTCTGGGAACTGCTGGCCGCCTTCGGCCGCGCCGCGCACCGGCACGTGCTCGGGCCGCTGTACGTCCATGTCCTGGCGCCGCTGTTGCGTGCGCTGGGATGGCTGCTCGCCACCCTGCTCAAGCTGGTCTTCGTCTGGCCGTGGGTCGGGCTGTGGCGGTACGTGCTCGCCCCGGTCGGCCAGGGGCTGGCGTGGCTGTGCCGCGGCGTGTACGACCACCTGCTCGCGCCGGCCGGGCGGATCCTGGTCACGTACGTGCTGCGGCCGCTCTGGGCGGCGCTCGCCTGGCTCGGCCGGGGTGGCATGCGCTACCTGCTCGCGCCCCTCGCCAAGGGCGTCACGTGGATCGTGTGGGCCCTCGGCATGACGCTGTTCGTCTGGCCGTGGGCCGCGCTGTGGCGCTGGGTGCTCGCGCCCGTCGGCCGCGGGATCGCATGGCTGGCCGTGGCGGTGTACCGGTACGTGCTCACTCCGGTCGGGCACGGCCTCGTACGGCTGACGG is a window encoding:
- a CDS encoding TIGR03960 family B12-binding radical SAM protein, with translation MMTESVFPQLEALLPHVQKPIQYVGGELNSTVKPWESCDVRWALMYPDAYEVGLPNQGVMILYEVLNEREGVLAERTYSVWPDLEELMREHNVPQFTVDSHRPVSAFDVFGLSFSTELGYTNMLTALDLAGIPLEARNRTVDHPIVLAGGHAAFNPEPIAEFIDCAVIGDGEQAVLDMTEIIRTWKAEGRPGGREEVLLRLAKTGNVYVPGFYDVEYLPDGRIGRVVPNRSGVPWRVSKHTVMDLDEWPYPKQPLVPLAETVHERMSVEIFRGCTRGCRFCQAGMITRPVRERSITGIGEMVEKGLKATGFEEVGLLSLSSADHTEIADIAKGLADRYTDDKVGLSLPSTRVDAFNVDLANELTRNGRRSGLTFAPEGGSERMRKVINKMVSEEDLIRTVSTAYGNGWRQVKLYFMCGLPTETDEDVLQIGDMAVNVIAKGREVSGQNDIRCTVSIGGFVPKPHTPFQWAPQLSAEETDARLGKLRDKIRGDKKYGRSIGFRYHDGKPGIVEGLLSRGDRRIGDVIRAVYESGGRFDGWREHFSYDRWMEAAEKTLPAYGVDVAWYTTRERTYEEVLPWDHLDSGLDKDWLWEDWQDALDETEVDDCRWTPCFDCGVCPQLDTHIQIGPTGKKLLPLTVVK